The sequence GCAGCAATTCAGTGACCGGTAagtttgttttcataaaaattaccaCAGTTAGTAGAAAATTGAACGTGAATCGATCGAACAGTGAGTTAGGTCAGGTAGTAGTAATAGTGATAGTGTGAACAAATATGAgaactaaatttattaaattaaagcaagtaaataatattaagtaaaaataatgcaattactaaatataaaaatattattttatttatattttcagtaCTCTACATTAGCttgaattatttcttttattcccAATGAATTCTACATTTACACATTTTTGCTTAAATGCTTTCTATCTAGACTTGGTTTTTGTTTCCTTTGGGTGATAAATTttgaggtatcggattttaaattagaataaaacaaagaaaattcaaatcgaTGGGGGGCAACATTTATTATTtctgtgtagaaccattcatgacatttattttttaaagataattcctttcaaatgttggccgcaactgcgccgtaattcagcCATCCATAAACACCGATTTTCGAGGACTTCGGTCGGAATCTCGTGAATAACTATAGTAATCttggctttcaatgcctcaatcgaagtttgtttatccacaaagcattcagactttacataccccaacaaataatagtccaaaaatgtgttgctgttgttgctgtaagagcataaaaattccccatacttacatacggagaatgctgctagagtgacagcccttggccggatataaattcgggtcgtttcagtaacgtagaaccgactgtcgtgcaAACGGTTGTTgttccaaaggtgtgatatcacacggtcttggtggccaatccactggtccgagacgagaaatAAATTGCTCATCGAAACGACGACACATTAAACCCATTGTTTAACGGGTTGTATGACAAACAGCGCcctcttgttggaaccaaatgctgtagAGATCACGGGTTTCAATTTccacatcaaaaagtcgtttatcctGGCGCGATATCCATTTACTGTTACATtgacgccagcctcgtctttgaagaaatatgggctgaATATTCCTCCAGCCTATAGACCAATagttgttcttgaatggcttcgagttgctcttcagcccaaataccgcaattttgcttattgacctagccatttgaaatggtgtttttgggtgtttctttaaaagcgtgtaaaacggaaacgaaaaaagattttttatttttgttttcacaagCAAGAGGAAGGGGAATTCCTTGTTTTTGAAGAAGAAGattaggcgaaagcaatggaagcaACCGaacacaaaatattatatgcacacacacgtaCTTTCTAACCACGgcatcttccgcataaaaacgggaaaaactgcatttggaggctttctATTAATttatgctttcacaatttttcattagtttgattagtttaaatctcacaaatcacaatattaccaagccaatcactgaattttcacaaacatgcaatttttcctacttttgtttgttttgttcgtttgttttgtattgcgaactgAGCTGACGTCAgatttgtcaaaatcgcgaaaaataaagtaactgttttttaatggcgccaccgtAGATactgaattcgccttgtttttaaataatacaaagataaagataagctAGTATAGGAAAtcaaactggttctgtcgaagatagaaaaaggactggcggATCAGACTGGGGTTTTTTGAAATGTAAAGTCTACTTAAAATGGCCAACATTGATTCCAGAGCTGAAACGTAACATTCGAATCGGCAATGCTGAACTCAATGCGATAATGCGTGAGCGAGTccttgattttttaataaaattttgattctCATATGACAGCTtatggtgggcatttaaatgatgtaattttgaGGACATAAttattaagagccgtattttgaataaaaataatgaaacatgcaatcatttaaatttttacacgttttattttaaaacaacatctaggagcgtcttttgaaataccctgtCGGATGTTGTTTGAgtagaattttattataatttaaatgttGTGTGTATTTATGAATTACCGCTTTTATTTCTAATTGGCTATTGGAATCGTGTTATTATctgatatttttagttttgatgGAATACTACTATTTATGTTAAGAATGTTTGGGGCTACATAGGCTATAATTGTTCTTGAATATGTTGTGATTCTTGTGTAACGGTTAATTGAAgacttcttttattttgattagaAAAACTAGTTTTGGGATGAAAAGTTTTGATATTATCTGAAATACTCCCATTAGAGCCTTAACGGTAACGTGTTGAATTTTCTGCCTCCCGGCATGCCATTTACGTCGAAAAGAGATGTTTGTTTTGTCCTCTTTAATTGTCTTTTTACTAGAGCCCAACATCTCTCGATTGGAAGGAGCTCTGCGCTATTGGGACAGTTCGCTTATCTAAGCACAAAAACGATACCATTTTTCTCGTACTATTTAAGAGCTGCTTTATTGTATGAAGTGAGATCTGGCAAAAAGAAGGTAGACACGTCACGGTGATGTAACGCCACTTTTTGATGTAGGTTTATGTGTTAATAGAGCCTGTAGCTGCGGAAATTTTACTCTTCATGCCACAACTACATATAGCCTGCCAAACTAGAAGTTTTTTAGGATCTTTGTCCTTTTTTGTACCCTTAATTTCTCCGAAACATTTCCTACATATCGGCAACATTaaatttttaccaggaagttgAGAAAAGTCATAAAGAACGTTGCATTGCGATCCGGTACTTTTTGCACTTTGTATATCTTCAGACCAGCTTCTACATAGTTCTACATAGAAATAGTTCCGAGCATACAACCATCCGAGCTATATTTCTTAAGGAGAGATTTGGATTTCACTCAGCATGGTTACCACTTTTTCCGCGTTGTTACAGTCACCACAGCCTTTCTTGCGTACCGTCCCTTTCTTATGCTTAACACTAACCTCTACCTTAGACTGCGTTACTACCCGGGATATAATATTTctggaaatttttattactttcgcAATCTTTGCGTAATTCCATTTAgagttatttacaaaaaattttacaatttcttcacgTGAAAATTAACCGGTATTGATAACTGCCACACATCAGAccgataaaaaatgtttgcttttctTTAGAGAATTGATATTCGAAAATGCATGcactaattttaaaacaaactcCTTGTTATTCCTTGACTAGCAAGCATCACATTGGATATATACAAAAGTTAAATAGACAAATTCTTTCCAATTGactttttgaattgaattttgaaaatgacCATCCATTTCGATCCCTACGTCATATTCGTTTACTGCTGAGATGGTCACTGGGTTTGTTAGAAAAGACTATTTTTGAGATACCCCCACAGGAAAAAGATCGGGCGACCTGGGCGGCCAGGATGTGTCACTGAAACGACTTATCATAGGGCGATAAGAGGCACCGTCTGCAGAAATGGCGTGCCttacgattttcaaaaaaatataatccaaTTATTCCACTGCTTGACAATGACCACCAATGACTGTTTTGGTCTGTGGAGTGGATTTTGACAAATGAggggcaattttgcttatttacacttccatttaaataaaaatggacaTCATCGCTCTAAAAGAGAGCGTTCATACTGCCGAAGTGACAATTCTTGATCATATTAAAATCTGGGTTATTCCGGTAACAGAATCTATCGTCGGGGGGAACGCCTTCAAAATGTTCTCAAAGTACTTTCAAACTTCAGAGAATTTATTCGACAGAAACTTCAGAGAATTTATTCGACAGAAAACGGGCGATACTGTTTGCACTACAGTGCATTTATAGGTTCGTCGCAtactaacaacaaaaatataacaTACCTGGCATAAATAGGCATAATCTGGCAATATTTGGACCTGAGTGTCCCGGCCATTGAATTAACATCAATATCATTATTGCAACATttgttaagaaatttttaagCGCCTAGCTAGAACCAGATATAGACAGTTTTTTTCTATTCGAGTTCAATTGTAAGTTTAAGTTTCCAAGCAAAAGTTTTTAGCTTCCATAGTTTGTTGATACGAatcaaaagttaatttttatctAATTCTTATGTTATTCTCCACCTAATTTGAAGGTAACTTAGTAACAAcaccaacacaacaaaaaccaatgGTTGTTGCTCAGTCTATACATGCTTCGCGTATGAAATCCATCGCCACCGCAACTAATATCGATACGTTATTGGTCGCCAATCAGGAAGAAAAAGTCACTATACCACCCGAACCGGTGCAGGACAAAACCGCCTTCATATTCAATAACTTAAGTCAGCTGAATATACCGCAGAAATGTGAAGAAATTAAGGAGATCATGACTAAAGAATATTGGCCCTGGCTGGCACAGTATTTGGTGCTGAAACGCGCTTCGTTGGAGTTCAATTTTCATACATTGTATTTCAATTTCTTGGAGGCATTGAAGAAtcctgaaatcaataaataCGTAACCAAGGAGACTTTGCGCAACATCAAAGTCTTACTGCGTTCTGATAAGGGTGTGGTGAATTTCTCCGATCGCAGTTTGCTAAAAAATCTGGGTCATTGGTTGGGCATGATGACATTGGGTCGCAATAAACCTATTCTACAAATTGAAATAGACTTGAAAACATTATTAGCCGAGGCATATCACAAAGGACAACAGGAATTACTCTTTGTTGTGCCATTTGTGGCAAAGATTTTGGAGTCGTCAAATAAGTCGAAGGTTTTCAAAACACCAAACCCCTGGACAATGGCTATCATGAATGTGCTTGGTGAATTACATCAGGAGCCTGAATTGAAACTTAATTTGAAGTTTGAAATTGAAGTGCTTTGCAAGACGTTAAATATTGAGTTGCAGAAACTGAAGCCAATTGTCTACTTGAAAGATCCCTCACGTTCGATGAATATCGAGCATCAGATGTCGCAACCTAAACCGAAGAATATCGAGGCACCGCCACAACAGCAGCAACCGTCACAAGGTCAAACACCGGGACCCGGTCAAATGGGTCCCAACGATCCAGATCCACAGGCTTTGCTTATGGGCAGTGGTAGTGCTATTGGCGGCGGCAGTGGTGGCGGTGGCGCCGGAGGAGGAAATGTACCAGGCGGTGTAGTGCCTTCACCTAGCATCAGCAACGAATCAGCCGGACAGGTCATTATGCAAGCGCCAGAACCGCGTTTCTCTTTTGTGGAAATTAATATAGCCAATTTCCATCTCATCGCTCAACATGTGGTACTTTCGCCAAATATTACCTTCTTGCATGCCAATCCCGGCTTAAAGCATATTGTGCTGAATGCAATTGAACGCACAATCACTGAATGGCTGCAACCAGTTGTGGATCGTAGTGTACGTATTGCTGTGACAACCACAGAACAAATTGTTCGAAAAGATTTTGGGCTCGATCCAGATGAGAATCGCATGCGTACAGCTGCACACCAGATGGTGCGCTATTTGTCAGCCGGTATGGCAATGATTACTTGCAAGGACTCCTTATCCCAGACATTGACAAACAATATACGTAAAGCTTTCCTATCGGCGCTGACTGGCGGTCCTGGCTACCAAGAAATCGAAGCAGCCGCATTGCAGCTTAGCAATGATAATGTTGAACTCGCTTGCGCTTTTATACAAAAGACAGCTGCTGAGAAGTCAACTCCTGAAATAGACCGACGCATGTCCACCGACTTCGATACACGCAAAATGACTAGAGATGAAGGAGGGTATGTATCTcgtatacacatattttttatagttttaaatttaaggattataaattaaataaaatttccaattttttagaCGCTTCTATGACACGCAAACATTGGCGTATCAAACGGAGCGCATGCCAGAACAGGTTCGTTTAAAAGTAGGCGGCATACCACATACACAATTTGCTGTGTACGCGGAGTTCGCACGCAACATACCAGGCTTCCAACCGATGACTGAGCGTGATATTGCTCTATTCTTGCCCAAGCCTCAGGAGATACCACCTGCTTCTTTCGGCACCGACGAATTGGGTCTCATGTATGCCGATTTAGCTGGCAAAATGGAAGCATTTCTGAACAGCACGATAAATGTATCCACTTTGCAGCTGCAGGCTGGCAAAATGCATGCGTTGCTAAACGCGCTTATGGTAACAAGGCGTATACGTGATAACGAATCGGCACTCAACCTTTTGACACGCGTTGTGGAGGGCTTGGTTGAAGGTCTGGTGAACATACCAGAGCACATCGAGCAAATGAAGTTGTACCGggatatacatttgcgcatattgACCTTGTTGCAGAACACATTTGGTGCCGGAGTGACAGAGCGCGCAATTACGAAATGCATCTTCGATTTACGGGAGGAAGTGCGGTACAATGTGGAAGCGACCAAATTGCTTATAACTTCTCATTTCATCAATGTCCCACAATTCGATTTGTTGTTGCGGGAAGCCATGGATAATGGCAATAATTACATGGCAGTAACGTTTGCTATGACATTGATGGAACGTCTGCTTGATGGTCGCTCGAGCGCCACATTAGAGACAGAAATGACTGGCACATTTGAGATGCTGGGACGTTTGCCACAGAATCGTCATCGCTACCCAGAGGCGTTGACCCATCAAATAGATATGATGGATGCCGGACCATTTGGCGGCGCTGAACGTTATTTGGCTGGCGCTACGCAATACATGCACTCGGGCATGCAACATGTGCGGGTGAGTGAAATAtcgtaaattttaaactttgatttaaatgattttttattattattcctttTTCATATGCGATAGTCGAACGACTGCGATGATCCACCTGGTTTGCAAGAGAAGACCGAATTTCTGCTCAAGGACTGGGTGTCCATCTACAATCAGTCTAACAATATGTCACGTGAAACCAAGATCTTTACCTCATTCGTACAAAAGATGAATATGtacggaattttgaaaaccgatGATTTGATAACGCGCTTCTTCCGGCAAGCAACACAAATTTGCATTGATTTGGTGTATCGCATACTCAACGATCCTAACAATTCACCATTGCAAGCGCGCACCAAAATCTTCCACTGGATGGACGCATTTGTGCATTTAATTGCCCTGCTGGTACGCCACTCTGGCGAATCGGGTAATCCAACGACGAAAATCAACCTGCTGAACAAGGTTCTGGGCATCGTTCTAGGTATACTGCTACAAGACCAAGAATTGCATGGCACCGCATTCCAACAGCTCGGCTATCATCGCTTTTTCGTGATGCTATTCCTGGAGCTGAGCTCGCCCGACGCAGTGCTGGAAAGTCTAATGCACAGCATTATGACTGCATTTTCTCACACGTATCACCTCCTAAATCCAACGTTGGCACCCGGGTTTTGTTACGCTTGGTTAGAGCTGATCTCACATCGCATTTTTATCGGACGTATACTCGCACAGATACCGCAACAGAAGGGATGGCCATTGTACTCACAGTTGCTACTCGATCTGTTCCGCTATTTGGCACCATTCTTACGGAACGCCGAGCTAGCGAAGCCCGTACAATTGCTGTACAAGGGAACGCTGCGCGTTCTGCTCGTTCTATTACACGATTTCCCTGAATTTTTATGCGACTACCACTTTGGCTTTTGTGATGCAATACCGCCAAATTGTATCCAAATGCGCAACATAATATTGGCTGCTTTTCCACGTAATATGCGTCTGCCCGATCCTTTCACGCCCAATCTAAAAGTGGATATGTTGGCGGAGACTGCCACGGCGCCTAAAATTTGCTCCAACTACGTATTCAATATACAACCGGCGAATTTCAAAAAGGATCTCGACTCGTATCTAAAAGCACGCGCACCAGTTACTTTCCTCTCAGAGCTGCGCTCACATTTGCAAATCTCAAATGAACCCGGTTCACGTTACAACATTCCGCTGATGAATGCGTTGGTGCTGTATGTGGGCACGCAAGCTATTTCGCACATAAGGTAATTACCAAAAATTTGAGTTTGTGatagtttgaaaataatttttattgattgccCGCACAGAAGTAAAAATTTCGTACCCAATACATCAAACATCGCGCACAGCGCACACATGGATATTTTCCAGAATTTGGCCGTTGATTTGGATACCGAAGGACGCTATCTCTTCCTGAACGCCATCGCAAATCAGCTGCGTTATCCGAATAGTCATACGCACTATTTTAGCTGTGCGGTACTACATCTCTTCGCCGAAGCGAACTCAGAGGCGATTCAAGAGCAAATCACACGTGTACTACTTGAACGCCTTATTGTGAATCGTCCACATCCATGGGGTTTGTTAATCACCTTTATAGAACTGATTAAGAACCCCATCTACAAGTTCTGGGATCATGACTTTGTACATTGTGCCCCAGAGATTTCAAGGTAAGTGTCGCATAGGATCTAATATTAGTGAGAAAAcctatgcatacatttttttatacctacatataacaGTAAGTAACtggtttttttgaattttgtaaggGAGATAAAAAGTTTTCCCCCTTATTTGCTTAGGTTATTCGAATCGGTGGCACGTTCGTGTATGGTGAAGAATCATCCGCCGCAGATGAACAATATGGATGGCGAAATTCAGGAAATCAATTAAAGCTgaactacaacaataaaaacaacaactgtaAGACAGCAGAGTTCTTACACTATGGATGGTGGTAACGGCCGTAGTGGTGGAAATGGGTGGTGGTAGTTGTAAGAATTTGTGTATTTGAATGGGATCTGTTGGCGACGATGGCGGCGTTGTCAGCAGCCCGCAGCCGTCCATTATCCACTATGCGTGCACTGGCATCCCATTGAAACAAAAGTAGCAGaagattaaaaagtttttttaagctaaagatacaaaaaaatataattgatttaTGAATTAAGAGATtgcaacttttttaaaaagaaaaaactaaaaaaaatggaaaattaaaaatgaaaaagaaaacgaaaaaacccaaaaaaaaaacataataataataatttacttgTAAGTAGTTTAAAATACACGATAAAGAGGAAGCAAcacttgaaagaaatttaaattaaatttattaataaataattgatgtattataaatataaaattaatttgaacaaaacaacaatataaatgctaattattaaaaaaaaaatgtttgtgtaaaatttcaagTGGTTGGCAAGAGAAAAAACTCAAACGAAACATATAAAAAGGGAGAAAACGAGCGAAAACAATAAGAGATCAACTGAAATTAAATATAGCGGACAGGAAAAGTActaagaaaattgaagaaagtgtATGTGAAAGAAACGAGAGCTGAGAGTAAGCAAGATTTAAGACGAAAATGCTGCATTGCTGACCTGAAACACTGCGGCTAAtcaatttacaattttaaatcattaaaaataaactaataaaaaaccaaaatggtAAGCATTAAGcgtaaatacattaaaaaatctatatatagtaaataaaaagctaaactttaaaaaagaaaactccaaacaaaaaaattgtaaaacccaaaatgaaaaaaataaatattgacacAAACgtaatgtacatatttgtatgtataaatgagAGTTAAAGAACGAAACGAAACAAAGAGAAAGGCAGTGTTGCGATATTTCGACGTTTGCTGCCGCTGTATCGTTCGACGCCGCGGCGAATGGAAAGCATAATTTTGTGTGCCCAAACACACAGACACAAAAAAACTAACTAAACAAGAGTAGGAGAAAGTGCAATCTTACCAGCGTAAAAGCAAAGCTAAATCGTGCGCGGCGTTGCAAACAGCAGCAGCTAAAGCAAATGCTCgtattatttataaacaaaaattaggcGAAGAtgcttttaaaatataatataattatggcGATGGTGTGATGAAAAAaaagagagacagagagagagggTGTGGAAAAAGAGCGCAAGGCACAACACATTTTCGTTTACCAAAAATGGTTAAATAATGAGAAATAATTGGATTGAATACGCTCCGTCATGAGTGTGTatccgtttttatttttatttcattttcatttatgatAACCGAGAATTTGTTGTGCACCttttatgaattaaattttaattttgcttatgtgactttcgattttcaatgtgtttcGGCGAAAGTGGCCTGACTTAAtttttgcacacacacacgcatacacaaacGTACACATGTATTTTAGGCGCGTGTACTTTCtcgttttcgtttttaattagcaatgtacagttttaaatgaaatatagatGAAAGtaccataaaaaaaacagataatacaaaacaaaaacaacttaaacaacatattaataaaaatacatgtcattggaaaattgtttatttcatttgttgttTTACATCTGTATCTTCAAGTTTATATTTTACTAACGCAAATGTTTTATGCGTGTTTATTGAAATTGGATTTAActattaattacaatttttttgccaagaaaaattttaatgcgctcatattttatcaaaagtaaaagaaatacaaaccgaaaaaaagaaaatgcaacaaaaactcatgtGCTGAACGCAAGAACTGTATGTCATTGATCATTTTACTTGAAGTGTatgtaattaatattaatatacttataattTCTAATTAAATGTCTAATTGAAAACACAGTTATAAGATAAATGCATACTGAGTAATTATAATTatgattaattataaattaaataattgatgCTAGTGAAAGAGAGCAGAAATTATATGCAGCCgaagcgaaaaaattaaaagattgaacatacatatatggagagtaaaacagacaaaaaccagaaaagaaaaattaacaaaaaagaaagaaaaataaacaagtaacagaaacgaaaatatatattacagatgcattaaaataaaacatagtcATATTCATTAAAAAACGAAATGCATTTTAATTGACGATTATATCTTTTTAAATGGTAAATTCACATACATTTTAAGTGCCTGAACCTGTCAACCAATGGTTCGCACGGCAGTCGATACGTTGTCTGAGCATCCCCGACTTTTACCCACCAAGGATTTGCTTCTAGCAGCATTCTTCAAACATTTAAGCTTGATAATGACATACGGCAATGACATTTGTGACTTGTGTTCATAAATTAACGTTTTTCTCTCCGAACTTTATTCTTCACTACTAGTAGCCTTAAAGCTCTTCCCTCTGACACATTGGCCACTTCATTCGCAACATGAATAATCCATATAGCGAATCTAAATCTTTTAATATTAGGGATGACCTTTGGCAGGTTCCGCTCCTTTACGTGCTTTCGAAATCATAATCAGAGGACAGAACCGCAAcaaaagccttgaatagctgGATGGCAGCAATTGGGACAAACACAAATACACATTGTTGGAAACATACAACACGATTTGCCAGCCATCTTCAATGTGAGCGCCGGGGAGTAAGGAGTAGGACGTAGTGGATGAAGTAACAtaccaaaaaaaccaaactCGGGACAGCCACGGTGGTGTTCTGATACCCGCACATCACTCCCACAGTGAGGACCTTGGGCTTTCGGTTCAGGAAAATACAATTATTGCTAAGCATAATATGACACACTAAGCTTCTATGACACATTAGAAATCTCCTTTCCGAGCTTTGGTCCAGGTTCAGCTCCACGCAAATCGGCGACCTTCATTGAGAGTCAATTAACGCCTTAAACTCTCGGCGCACGATTACTGTTTTGAGAGGTCACCAAACCACAACGCAGAAAGATATCGAGTTGTGCAGTCAGACTTATTATGACGAATTTacgatattgtagcaggttaaactcttaaataacttgattggcgtgcgtaggttcgagtccccgtgcatgaacatcaaataaggaaacaattttttcggtCGCCCAGTcggtcggcaggcaatggcaaacctccgagaacATTTCTGctaagaaaaagctcctcataaaaactgtttgacattcggagtcagctttaagtagtaggcccctccatttgtggaacaacatcaagacgcacgccacaaataggagggcgagctcggccaaacatccaaaaagagtgttatatatgtgtatatatatctatatatatgtactacTGGAACAATCACAATTTAGGTGACGTTACAAACATTTGACGTTTTGGAGCGAAACTAAGAAATTTCAGGATTGATATTGAGGAGCACTTTTCATTGAGCTTGTTGTAAGAGCTATGCTATGATTGTCGCCCCGGTCAATGAAATTCACTGATAGTGCAggcaaagtacaaaaaaatatatatgtacagggttggccatattaaactgacccattgagtaaccctataactttttactgtaatttcagatcagctaatgacataccgcgttggaagcgtcagtcgaaggagatttataccatgaaacagtacaccccaatagaacgcgctgaaattgttcagctgtacattcaaaattccttctcgattgtaaaaacgcaacgtcatcaaatcattatgagtgatgaggcccatttctccttgaacggaaccgtaaataagcaaaattgccgtttctacgccactgaaaaccctcaaattattgaagaggtacctctccacgaccaaaaagttacagtctggtgtggcatttgcgctgatatggtcattgggccgttcttctttgaaaatggtcaacaccaaccattgaccgtcaatcaagagcgttatcgggccatgataaccgattttgtgatgccgattgttcgtgaaaatggtatggagcacttctggtttcaacaagatggcgcaccaccacacacagcacgagccaccgtcaacttattga is a genomic window of Anastrepha ludens isolate Willacy chromosome 6, idAnaLude1.1, whole genome shotgun sequence containing:
- the LOC128867883 gene encoding CCR4-NOT transcription complex subunit 1 isoform X2; translation: MNQLKFTLAQIGILVIQLNKKNFAETSESINQYIKEIGLEADRHCLRCLFSAINFTDTTSTSPNSNYNFIVQAQAKLLGAQLENQLSRASVISNICFAVDHCFPQQKTLKPTPQLIAQIAKLTGISKLCEVVLSIALTHSTQPDLSEYSLEHLKLSFPELIESFLENKDSTASIGSNLQDVSIDILQIIIVYLDEFVNKKLRNQFLDILRKQFPLERSSLILAPHLYRQTTLCAKETVCCESTSSLEVLDAEEVYDKDTTITTADGGVASQHLTEIGIEDIYDNLCETIFTTQVNSNIMDTSWINLILEIGYEFTSSVEECKNHLRCGSRELQSQDVAKIIGLMCRRHSSLLDCNVNLGTPANFWPGQQGAGPGTQQQQNVANNNDGSNVTGSGVDKAANVNDKKDKVGGNAAGTTSTETTQAWKPDAFVQALKEVVPQLNWKEVCLELDHPEFIIKDRIGLDLLLTIFRLGTQSALFPHPECIYRHWQNVNGQLSLIAVMLKNPDLFSFSDYIFTAAPVEMLKTPPDSENKEVCAWKSLHLVEVLLYIADQGYYPQVIELFKFPAQHSPDILFLSLLHINPPITALRQELFSQLIPTFLTNHPNSGVVLLNAWNSANFGVVLRPIVMQAMSEWYQRGTEYDQVKLSRILDVAQDLKALSTLLNERSFLFVIDLACLASRREYLKLEKWLSDKIREHGEPFIQAILKCLQRRCPQITNAKIPESQLPSKQAQLPPETVTTMLQCLQACIVNVPPEIADLIMQMTANCSIMANKARAAVPPLVPQLQGVMRGHRGMDMGGGVPGVPPPPFSANLNAQQMFGPTMDTLSNLTTNIANLNLGGPNGAFNFGNVLGNLASTPASPSRLMNPAASPYPLNAMQIPPPNVGNLARMPPTAPQPTPTPPNPINPGMADLQGPVSKEVEDEANSYFQRIYNHPPHPTLSIDEVLDILQRFKDSNIRREQEVYQCMLRNLFEEYRFFPHYPEKELQITAQLFGGIIERNLVPTCVALGLALRCVLDALRKQDSKMYNFGITALDRFKNRLHSYNKYCEYIRSIAHFHEFPPHLIQYVECGYLQQEPPPAKIQMLMSGSGQQAPPDSIYRSNSVTGNLVTTPTQQKPMVVAQSIHASRMKSIATATNIDTLLVANQEEKVTIPPEPVQDKTAFIFNNLSQLNIPQKCEEIKEIMTKEYWPWLAQYLVLKRASLEFNFHTLYFNFLEALKNPEINKYVTKETLRNIKVLLRSDKGVVNFSDRSLLKNLGHWLGMMTLGRNKPILQIEIDLKTLLAEAYHKGQQELLFVVPFVAKILESSNKSKVFKTPNPWTMAIMNVLGELHQEPELKLNLKFEIEVLCKTLNIELQKLKPIVYLKDPSRSMNIEHQMSQPKPKNIEAPPQQQQPSQGQTPGPGQMGPNDPDPQALLMGSGSAIGGGSGGGGAGGGNVPGGVVPSPSISNESAGQVIMQAPEPRFSFVEINIANFHLIAQHVVLSPNITFLHANPGLKHIVLNAIERTITEWLQPVVDRSVRIAVTTTEQIVRKDFGLDPDENRMRTAAHQMVRYLSAGMAMITCKDSLSQTLTNNIRKAFLSALTGGPGYQEIEAAALQLSNDNVELACAFIQKTAAEKSTPEIDRRMSTDFDTRKMTRDEGGRFYDTQTLAYQTERMPEQVRLKVGGIPHTQFAVYAEFARNIPGFQPMTERDIALFLPKPQEIPPASFGTDELGLMYADLAGKMEAFLNSTINVSTLQLQAGKMHALLNALMVTRRIRDNESALNLLTRVVEGLVEGLVNIPEHIEQMKLYRDIHLRILTLLQNTFGAGVTERAITKCIFDLREEVRYNVEATKLLITSHFINVPQFDLLLREAMDNGNNYMAVTFAMTLMERLLDGRSSATLETEMTGTFEMLGRLPQNRHRYPEALTHQIDMMDAGPFGGAERYLAGATQYMHSGMQHVRSNDCDDPPGLQEKTEFLLKDWVSIYNQSNNMSRETKIFTSFVQKMNMYGILKTDDLITRFFRQATQICIDLVYRILNDPNNSPLQARTKIFHWMDAFVHLIALLVRHSGESGNPTTKINLLNKVLGIVLGILLQDQELHGTAFQQLGYHRFFVMLFLELSSPDAVLESLMHSIMTAFSHTYHLLNPTLAPGFCYAWLELISHRIFIGRILAQIPQQKGWPLYSQLLLDLFRYLAPFLRNAELAKPVQLLYKGTLRVLLVLLHDFPEFLCDYHFGFCDAIPPNCIQMRNIILAAFPRNMRLPDPFTPNLKVDMLAETATAPKICSNYVFNIQPANFKKDLDSYLKARAPVTFLSELRSHLQISNEPGSRYNIPLMNALVLYVGTQAISHIRSKNFVPNTSNIAHSAHMDIFQNLAVDLDTEGRYLFLNAIANQLRYPNSHTHYFSCAVLHLFAEANSEAIQEQITRVLLERLIVNRPHPWGLLITFIELIKNPIYKFWDHDFVHCAPEISRLFESVARSCMVKNHPPQMNNMDGEIQEIN